One Solanum pennellii chromosome 9, SPENNV200 DNA segment encodes these proteins:
- the LOC107029616 gene encoding organelle RRM domain-containing protein 6, chloroplastic-like isoform X1: MAGIVTAAAYPGATLYAKSHLPLSSFSIRKESKHLLSSQSLISIRYPQIVSACYAQSSSSATPVNFNSSTKLFVSGLSFRTTEESLRKAFNHFGELVEVNLMMDKIANRPRGFAFIRYATEEESQKAIEGMHGKFLDGRVIFVEVAKSRSELRRGPKSQQ; this comes from the exons atgGCGGGCATAGTAACGGCGGCAGCGTACCCCGGCGCTACTCTGTATGCAAAGTCACATCTACCATTGTCTTCGTTTTCCATTAGAAAAGAATCGAAGCATCTTCTTTCTTCGCAGTCACTAATAAGTATTCGTTATCCCCAAATTGTATCAGCTTGTTATGCTCAGTCTTCTTCCTCAGCGACTCCGgtcaatttcaattcctcaaCTAAGCTATTTGTTAGCG GACTCTCGTTTCGCACAACTGAAGAAAGCTTAAGAAAAGCCTTCAACCATTTCGGAGAGCTCGTTGAag TCAATTTGATGATGGACAAAATAGCGAACAGACCAAGAGGATTTGCTTTCATTCGTTATGCTACGGAGGAGGAATCACAGAAGGCAATTGAGGGAATGCATGGCAAG TTTCTGGATGGCAGGGTAATTTTTGTAGAAGTGGCTAAGTCTAGATCTGAACTTCGTCGAGGGCCTAAATCACAACAATAA
- the LOC107029616 gene encoding organelle RRM domain-containing protein 6, chloroplastic-like isoform X2 has product MAGIVTAAAYPGATLYAKSHLPLSSFSIRKESKHLLSSQSLISIRYPQIVSACYAQSSSSATPVNFNSSTKLFVSGLSFRTTEESLRKAFNHFGELVEVNLMMDKIANRPRGFAFIRYATEEESQKAIEGMHGKVIISGWQGNFCRSG; this is encoded by the exons atgGCGGGCATAGTAACGGCGGCAGCGTACCCCGGCGCTACTCTGTATGCAAAGTCACATCTACCATTGTCTTCGTTTTCCATTAGAAAAGAATCGAAGCATCTTCTTTCTTCGCAGTCACTAATAAGTATTCGTTATCCCCAAATTGTATCAGCTTGTTATGCTCAGTCTTCTTCCTCAGCGACTCCGgtcaatttcaattcctcaaCTAAGCTATTTGTTAGCG GACTCTCGTTTCGCACAACTGAAGAAAGCTTAAGAAAAGCCTTCAACCATTTCGGAGAGCTCGTTGAag TCAATTTGATGATGGACAAAATAGCGAACAGACCAAGAGGATTTGCTTTCATTCGTTATGCTACGGAGGAGGAATCACAGAAGGCAATTGAGGGAATGCATGGCAAGGTAATTA TTTCTGGATGGCAGGGTAATTTTTGTAGAAGTGGCTAA
- the LOC107029249 gene encoding mannose-1-phosphate guanylyltransferase 1-like, protein MKALILVGGFGTRLRPLTLSVPKPLVDFANKPMILHQIEALKAIGVTEVVLAINYQPKIMQNFLKEFEKKLDIKITCSQETEPLGTAGPLALARDILRDDSGEPFFVLNSDVICDYPLKEMILFHKSHGGEASIMVTKVDEPSKYGVVVMEEATGRVEKFVEKPKVFVGNKINAGIYLLNPSVLDRIQLRPTSIEKEVFPSIAAEKQLHAMVLPGFWMDIGQPRDYITGLRLYLDSLRKISSPDLAVGHHILGNVLIDESAVIGDGCLIGPDVAIGPGCVIESGVRLSRCSIMRGVRVKNHACISSSIVGWHSTVGRWARVENMSILGEDVHVGDEVYSNGGVVLPHKEIKSSILEPEIVM, encoded by the exons ATGAAGGCACTCATCCTTGTAGGAGGTTTTGGAACAAGGCTGAGGCCACTGACCCTCAGCGTGCCAAAGCCGCTAGTTGACTTTGCTAACAAGCCCATGATACTTCATCAG ATTGAAGCACTAAAAGCTATTGGAGTGACCGAAGTAGTTTTGGCAATTAACTATCAGCCAAAG ATAATGCAAAACTTCCTGAAAGAGTTCGAAAAAAAGTTAGATATCAAGATCACTTGCTCACAAGAGACGGAGCCTTTAGGCACAGCAGGGCCACTGGCTTTAGCTCGTGATATATTGAGAGATGACTCTGGTGAACCCTTTTTCGTCCTCAATAGTGATGTTATATGTGACTATCCATTGAAAGAAATGATTTTGTTTCATAAGTCCCACGGCGGAGAAGCTTCCATTATGGTGACGAAG GTTGATGAACCATCAAAATATGGTGTAGTGGTCATGGAAGAAGCGACTGGGAGAGTTGAAAAGTTTGTAGAAAAACCAAAGGTGTTCGTGGGTAACAAGATCAATGCTGGAATCTACTTGTTGAACCCTTCTGTTTTGGACCGGATTCAGTTGAGACCCACCTCAATCGAGAAGGAAGTCTTTCCCAGCATTGCAGCAGAGAAGCAGCTCCATGCCATGGTCCTCCCTGGCTTTTGGATGGACATTGGTCAGCCAAGGGATTACATAACAGGCTTGAGATTATACCTAGATTCCTTGCGGAAAATTTCCTCTCCTGATCTGGCTGTTGGACACCATATTCTTGGAAATGTTTTAATAGACGAGAGTGCTGTAATAGGAGATGGATGTCTTATCGGTCCAGATGTGGCTATTGGCCCTGGATGTGTTATTGAATCAGGAGTTAGACTTTCACGTTGTAGTATAATGCGTGGTGTACGAGTTAAGAACCATGCTTGTATCTCAAGTAGCATTGTTGGATGGCACTCAACTGTTGGGAGGTGGGCTCGGGTAGAGAACATGTCAATCTTGGGAGAAGATGTTCATGTTGGCGACGAAGTTTATAGCAACGGTGGTGTTGTTCTACCCCATAAAGAGATAAAATCCAGCATTCTGGAGCCAGAGATTGTCATGTGA
- the LOC107029250 gene encoding CASP-like protein 5B2, translating to MKELVGSPGSVSGLFLRLGQCLFAVGSIVVMVSASGFSNYTAFCYLIASMGLQVLWSFGLACLDVYALRIKQDLQNPVLVSLFVVGDWVTATLSLAAACSSAGIAVLYSKDLHFCSSSSHLPCGRFELSVVFAFITWFLIAISSHVMFWILATV from the exons ATGAAAGAGCTGGTGGGTAGTCCAGGAAGTGTGAGTGGATTGTTTTTAAGGCTTGGACAATGTTTATTTGCAGTTGGGTCAATTGTAGTCATGGTTTCTGCTTCTGGGTTCTCTAATTACACTGCTTTTTG CTATTTAATTGCATCAATGGGGCTTCAAGtattgtggagctttggacttgCATGTCTTGATGTGTATGCTTTGAGGATAAAACAAGATCTTCAAAATCCAGTCTTAGTGAGCCTTTTTGTTGTTGGAGACTGG GTAACGGCGACCTTATCACTAGCAGCTGCATGCTCGTCAGCAGGGATTGCTGTTTTGTATTCCAAAGATTTACACTTTTGCAGTAGTTCATCGCATCTTCCATGTGGCAGATTTGAGCTTTCTGTTGTCTTTGCATTCATAACGTGGTTTCTTATTGCCATTTCTTCCCATGTGATGTTTTGGATCCTTGCCACAGTTTAA